GCGACGCGATCAACATGATCGGGCTGGCACCCGAGACGACATTCGTCTCCCCGGTCATCGAACAGGGCAGATGGCTCGAATCCACCGACACTTATGCGATTGTCGTGAACTCCGACGTTCTCGATGACTCCCCCGAGTTCTCGCTTGGCAGGGTGGTCGAGCTGAGCATCAGGGGCGTCGAGCGCCAATGGAGGGTCGTGGGCGTGGTTTCCAGCGGCTTGATGGGTCCCGTCATCTACGCTCCCTACGATCAACTCGACTCCGTCCTGCAAGGCAACGGCGGGATCAATCGCGTCTTGGTGAGAACGGAGTTCAGTCACGCAACCGCGCAGGAGCAGGCGGCGAGGGATCTCGAGAGGCGATTCGAGCAATCTGATGTTGCCGTACTCTCAATGCAGACCCAAATCGAGGAGCGAGACACAGTCGCCGAGCAACTCGGCATCCTCGTGATGTTCCTGGCGATCATGGCGGTCATTCTCGCCTTGGTGGGCGTGATCGGCCTTACCGGAACGATGACGATAAACGTGCTCGAAAGCCAGCGCGAGATCGGCGTCATGCGAGCCATCGGAGCCTGTCACCGGTCGATATACTCGATCTTCATCACCGAGAGCCTGGTGATCGCGCTCATGGCGTGGTTCGTCGGAGCGCTGCTGTCGTGGCCGATGAGCGTGGCGCTGACCGATATGCTTTCCGATGCGATGGGGCTTCCGCTGGCATACGCTTACTCGTGGAGTGGTGTGGCGATATGCCTGCTCGCGATGATGGCGGTCGCATTGGCGGCAAGTCTGCTACCCTCGTATCGCGCATCGCAGGTCAGCGTGCGTGATTCGATAGCCTGGGAGTAGGGAGCTTTATGCGCGGGATCGGTGTGCTGGTCAACGTTGCTGCGATCATGTTGGGCGCCGGAATCGGCCTGCTCTTCGGGCGGCTGATCTCCGAGAGATTCAAATCCATAGCATTCATCGCAATCGGGCTGTCGACCATGATCCTCGGTGCCTCGATGAGCATTGGCGGACTGACATCGCTGGGATCGAGCGACCTGGGTAAATACTCGTCGCTCGTGTTCGTTGGCGCGCTTGTGATCGGCTCTCTGGCTGGCGAAGCGATGCGCATCGAGCGCCGCCTAGAGTGGCTAGGCGAGAAACTGCAATCCGCCGCGACACGCATGCCGATCCTAGGTCCCGGAAAATCAGCAGAGCCCTCCGAGAAGGGCCACACACTCGTCGAAGGATTCGTTGCGGCGTCCTTGCTCTTCGGGGTTGGGGCCATGGCGATCCTCGGATCGATCCAGGATGGCCTGGGGGACCCCTCGCTGCTGTACCTGAAGGCGACTCTCGACGGGATGGCGGCGATCGCTCTGGCCACGACCCTTGGCGCTGGGGTGGCGCTCTCGGGGATCGTGATCCTGCTGCTGCAGGGGAGCATCGCCCTCGGCGCAGCGTCTCTCGAGCCGCTGATCACACAGGCCGTGCTTGACGCGATCAAGGCTACCGGCGGTGCACTCATCTTCGTGATCGGCCTGGACCTGGCCGGGATCAAGCGGTTCCCGGTGGGTAACATGCTGCCCGCAGTCTTCGTCGCGGCGTTTCTGGCCGGGTGGCTCGGATGAGCGACATCGAGCCTGCCGAAGCGCTCGCAAGCGCGCCCGCTCCGCCCGCAGGGGCCACCGAGACGCTGGCGATCCCGAAGTTCAACTGGGCCGCCTTCCTGATCCCGCCGATATGGGGGATCGCCAACCGTCAGTGGTGGGGCGTGATGTTCCTGCCGGCCTGGGTCTTCGTCGACAACATGCTGCGCTCCGAAAGCACGCTGGGCGCCTGGACGACCGTCGCAGGCATCGGCATGGCCGCGGTCACCGTGGGCCTGCAGGCGATCTACGCGCGCACCGCCGACGGCATCGCGCTACAGCGGGTCACCACCCGCGCGCAGTACGAGCGCTACATCCGCTACCAGCGGATATGGCGGGTCGTGGCGGTGTTCGCGTTCATCGGCATGGCGGCGTGGATCACGACGTTCATCATGACGGGTGGACCGCTCGACCGACCTTGAACGCACTCGGGCAGATGTCCGCGAGGA
This genomic interval from Actinomycetota bacterium contains the following:
- a CDS encoding ABC transporter permease; the protein is MAEGALDRRATLLRADGSMSDAINMIGLAPETTFVSPVIEQGRWLESTDTYAIVVNSDVLDDSPEFSLGRVVELSIRGVERQWRVVGVVSSGLMGPVIYAPYDQLDSVLQGNGGINRVLVRTEFSHATAQEQAARDLERRFEQSDVAVLSMQTQIEERDTVAEQLGILVMFLAIMAVILALVGVIGLTGTMTINVLESQREIGVMRAIGACHRSIYSIFITESLVIALMAWFVGALLSWPMSVALTDMLSDAMGLPLAYAYSWSGVAICLLAMMAVALAASLLPSYRASQVSVRDSIAWE
- a CDS encoding DUF554 domain-containing protein, coding for MRGIGVLVNVAAIMLGAGIGLLFGRLISERFKSIAFIAIGLSTMILGASMSIGGLTSLGSSDLGKYSSLVFVGALVIGSLAGEAMRIERRLEWLGEKLQSAATRMPILGPGKSAEPSEKGHTLVEGFVAASLLFGVGAMAILGSIQDGLGDPSLLYLKATLDGMAAIALATTLGAGVALSGIVILLLQGSIALGAASLEPLITQAVLDAIKATGGALIFVIGLDLAGIKRFPVGNMLPAVFVAAFLAGWLG